A portion of the Rhinopithecus roxellana isolate Shanxi Qingling chromosome 19, ASM756505v1, whole genome shotgun sequence genome contains these proteins:
- the CDK5R1 gene encoding cyclin-dependent kinase 5 activator 1 isoform X2, translating into MGTVLSLSPSYRKATLFEDGAATVGHYTAVQNSKNAKDKNLKRHSIISVLPWKRIVAVSAKKKNSKKVQPNSSYQNNITHLNNENLKKSLSCANLSTFAQPPPAQAPAPPASQLSGSQTGGSSSVKKAPHPAVTSAGTPKRVIVQASTSELLRCLGEFLCRRCYRLKHLSPTDPVLWLRSVDRSLLLQGWQDQGFITPANVVFLYMLCRDVISSEVGSDHELQAVLLTCLYLSYSYMGNEISYPLKPFLVESCKEAFWDRCLSVINLMSSKMLQINADPHYFTQVFSDLKNESGQEDKKRLLLGLDR; encoded by the exons ATGGGCACGGTGCTGTCCCTGTCCCCCAGCTACCGGAAGGCCACGCTGTTTGAGGATGGCGCGGCCACCGTGGGCCACTATACGGCCGTACAGAACAGCAAGAACGCCAAGGACAAGAACCTGAAGCGCCACTCCATCATCTCCGTGCTGCCTTGGAAGAGAATCGTGGCCGTGTCGGCCAAGAAGAAGAACTCAAAGAAGGTGCAGCCCAACAGCAGCTACCAGAACAACATCACGCACCTCAACAATGAGAACCTGAAGAAGTCGCTGTCGTGCGCCAACCTGTCCACATTCGCCCAGCCCCCACCGGCCCAGGCGCCCGCACCCCCGGCCAGCCAGCTCTCGGGCTCCCAGACCGGGGGCTCCTCCTCGGTCAAGAAAGCCCCTCACCCTGCCGTCACCTCCGCAGGGACGCCCAAACGGGTCATCGTCCAGGCGTCCACCAGCGAGCTGCTGCGCTGCCTGGGTGAGTTTCTCTGCCGTCGGTGCTACCGCCTGAAGCACCTGTCCCCCACGGACCCCGTGCTCTGGCTGCGCAGCGTGGACCGCTCGCTGCTTCTGCAGGGCTGGCAGGACCAGGGCTTCATCACGCCGGCCAACGTGGTCTTCCTCTACATGCTCTGCAGGGATGTTATCTCCTCCGAGGTGGGCTCGGATCACGAGCTCCAGGCCGTCCTGCTGACGTGCCTGTACCTCTCCTACTCCTACATGGGCAACGAGATCTCCTATCCGCTCAAGCCCTTCCTGGTGGAGAGCTGCAAGGAGGCCTTTTGGGACCGTTGCCTCTCTGTCATCAACCTCATGAGCTCAAAGATGCTGCAGATAAATGCCGACCCACACTACTTCACACAGGTCTTCTCCGACCTGAAGAACGAGAGCGGCCAGGAGGACAAGAAGCGGCTCCTCCTAGGCCTGGATCG TTGA
- the CDK5R1 gene encoding cyclin-dependent kinase 5 activator 1 isoform X1: MGTVLSLSPSYRKATLFEDGAATVGHYTAVQNSKNAKDKNLKRHSIISVLPWKRIVAVSAKKKNSKKVQPNSSYQNNITHLNNENLKKSLSCANLSTFAQPPPAQAPAPPASQLSGSQTGGSSSVKKAPHPAVTSAGTPKRVIVQASTSELLRCLGEFLCRRCYRLKHLSPTDPVLWLRSVDRSLLLQGWQDQGFITPANVVFLYMLCRDVISSEVGSDHELQAVLLTCLYLSYSYMGNEISYPLKPFLVESCKEAFWDRCLSVINLMSSKMLQINADPHYFTQVFSDLKNESGQEDKKRLLLGLDR, from the coding sequence ATGGGCACGGTGCTGTCCCTGTCCCCCAGCTACCGGAAGGCCACGCTGTTTGAGGATGGCGCGGCCACCGTGGGCCACTATACGGCCGTACAGAACAGCAAGAACGCCAAGGACAAGAACCTGAAGCGCCACTCCATCATCTCCGTGCTGCCTTGGAAGAGAATCGTGGCCGTGTCGGCCAAGAAGAAGAACTCAAAGAAGGTGCAGCCCAACAGCAGCTACCAGAACAACATCACGCACCTCAACAATGAGAACCTGAAGAAGTCGCTGTCGTGCGCCAACCTGTCCACATTCGCCCAGCCCCCACCGGCCCAGGCGCCCGCACCCCCGGCCAGCCAGCTCTCGGGCTCCCAGACCGGGGGCTCCTCCTCGGTCAAGAAAGCCCCTCACCCTGCCGTCACCTCCGCAGGGACGCCCAAACGGGTCATCGTCCAGGCGTCCACCAGCGAGCTGCTGCGCTGCCTGGGTGAGTTTCTCTGCCGTCGGTGCTACCGCCTGAAGCACCTGTCCCCCACGGACCCCGTGCTCTGGCTGCGCAGCGTGGACCGCTCGCTGCTTCTGCAGGGCTGGCAGGACCAGGGCTTCATCACGCCGGCCAACGTGGTCTTCCTCTACATGCTCTGCAGGGATGTTATCTCCTCCGAGGTGGGCTCGGATCACGAGCTCCAGGCCGTCCTGCTGACGTGCCTGTACCTCTCCTACTCCTACATGGGCAACGAGATCTCCTATCCGCTCAAGCCCTTCCTGGTGGAGAGCTGCAAGGAGGCCTTTTGGGACCGTTGCCTCTCTGTCATCAACCTCATGAGCTCAAAGATGCTGCAGATAAATGCCGACCCACACTACTTCACACAGGTCTTCTCCGACCTGAAGAACGAGAGCGGCCAGGAGGACAAGAAGCGGCTCCTCCTAGGCCTGGATCGGTGA